A single region of the Cyanobacteria bacterium FACHB-DQ100 genome encodes:
- a CDS encoding PhzF family phenazine biosynthesis protein: MSLPFYIVDVFAERKFAGNQLAVFRQAETLTTEQMQAIAKEMNYSETTFILSETPQNEGYPVRIFTPNQELPFAGHPTLGTAFILQQAVIQESVSTVSLNLQVGQVPVTVTYSGRVIDLLWMRQNTPTFGKQLEREQIASVSGLNPEQIDDRTPIEEVSTGLPFIIVPLKNLAALQQAKVNRDALFKLIETTEAKAILIFCPETRSAANHLSVRVFVEAIAGTPEDPATGSANGCLAAYLVQHDYFGQRSNAKRGASIDIRVEQGYEIGRPSLLLLQAKKEKEAFEISVGGKVILVAKGEFV, encoded by the coding sequence ATGTCGCTACCGTTCTACATTGTGGATGTATTTGCTGAGCGTAAGTTTGCTGGAAACCAGCTTGCCGTCTTTCGTCAAGCTGAGACGCTGACAACCGAGCAAATGCAGGCGATCGCAAAGGAAATGAACTATTCAGAAACGACGTTCATCCTGTCGGAGACACCCCAGAACGAGGGCTATCCAGTCCGCATTTTTACTCCAAATCAGGAGCTTCCCTTCGCAGGACATCCCACCTTAGGAACAGCGTTCATTTTGCAACAAGCTGTCATTCAAGAATCAGTATCTACTGTTAGCTTGAATCTGCAAGTTGGGCAAGTTCCCGTTACAGTAACGTATTCCGGTAGAGTGATTGACCTACTGTGGATGCGGCAAAATACACCAACATTTGGGAAACAGCTAGAAAGAGAGCAGATCGCATCTGTCTCGGGACTGAATCCGGAACAGATTGACGATCGTACTCCGATTGAGGAAGTGTCTACAGGTCTACCATTTATTATTGTACCGCTCAAGAATTTAGCTGCCTTGCAACAAGCAAAGGTGAATCGAGACGCACTGTTTAAGCTAATCGAAACGACTGAAGCAAAGGCAATTCTGATTTTTTGTCCTGAAACTCGGAGTGCAGCGAATCATTTAAGTGTGCGCGTGTTTGTTGAAGCGATCGCAGGAACACCCGAAGATCCAGCCACCGGTAGCGCAAATGGATGTTTAGCAGCTTATCTGGTGCAGCATGATTATTTCGGTCAGAGGTCGAACGCGAAGCGCGGTGCAAGCATCGACATTCGAGTGGAGCAAGGCTACGAAATTGGGCGACCTTCATTGTTGCTGCTACAAGCGAAAAAGGAAAAGGAAGCTTTTGAAATTTCAGTAGGCGGCAAAGTTATCTTAGTTGCAAAAGGTGAGTTTGTTTAA
- a CDS encoding septal ring lytic transglycosylase RlpA family protein, protein MLILGLMWVASWFSGIPSLGSKLLDTPKYLTHVLCHSRVCQSTLPRSSSPHLAIAAQNSLNFDLTASISHNHTQSSWLNTVEELLLSSSSNSHHLSEFLDSMQSLFEQLPVVAPSKDTASSVAIVEVTDDGTPLNHSESLVPRLGFWHCPTTKTASSGFQLWVKGCQIATVRDRASAQMLADQVTQLLEIPNLDATTLKAVLDNNQFAAKLGDRTIFTIRDRVASRLGRPAELLAIEWVNNLRVALGQTSIPLAEAQIEMYQLAKTDYSIGGMASWYGPYFHGRQTANGEIFDQNELTAAHPTLPLGTFLKVTNRLNGKSVIVRINDRGPYFDNRVLDLSKRAARLLNSEERGVVPIEATVMESALIAQTKKPPQQVARVITGY, encoded by the coding sequence ATGTTGATACTTGGACTTATGTGGGTCGCGTCGTGGTTTAGCGGCATTCCCAGTTTGGGAAGCAAGCTTCTAGACACACCCAAATATCTCACCCATGTTCTATGTCATAGCCGCGTGTGTCAATCCACGCTGCCGCGATCGTCCTCGCCACACCTCGCGATCGCAGCCCAGAACTCTCTCAACTTTGATCTCACCGCATCAATCTCCCACAATCATACTCAATCAAGCTGGCTGAACACAGTCGAAGAATTACTCTTATCCTCAAGCTCGAACTCCCATCATCTCAGCGAGTTCCTTGATTCAATGCAATCTCTGTTTGAACAGTTGCCAGTAGTTGCTCCCTCGAAAGACACAGCTTCATCGGTCGCGATCGTAGAGGTGACAGATGACGGAACTCCGCTAAATCACTCAGAATCTCTCGTCCCCAGGCTTGGATTTTGGCACTGTCCCACTACTAAAACTGCATCCAGTGGCTTTCAGCTTTGGGTCAAGGGTTGTCAAATTGCCACAGTCCGAGATCGGGCCTCCGCGCAAATGCTAGCTGATCAGGTCACGCAACTGCTCGAAATTCCTAACCTTGATGCTACAACGCTCAAAGCCGTACTCGACAACAACCAGTTTGCAGCAAAACTGGGTGATCGCACCATTTTCACCATCAGAGATCGTGTTGCCTCTCGGCTCGGTCGCCCTGCTGAACTTCTAGCCATTGAGTGGGTGAACAATCTCCGGGTTGCGCTTGGACAAACCAGCATTCCTTTAGCAGAAGCGCAGATAGAGATGTACCAGTTAGCAAAAACCGACTACAGCATCGGCGGCATGGCATCCTGGTATGGCCCTTATTTTCACGGTCGCCAAACCGCAAACGGCGAAATCTTCGATCAAAACGAACTCACTGCCGCTCATCCCACCCTGCCGCTCGGCACCTTTCTCAAAGTGACAAATCGGCTCAACGGCAAGAGTGTGATCGTGCGGATCAATGATCGTGGCCCCTATTTTGATAATCGCGTCCTCGACTTGTCTAAGCGAGCCGCAAGGCTGCTCAACAGCGAGGAGCGCGGAGTCGTGCCGATCGAAGCCACAGTGATGGAATCTGCCTTGATTGCACAAACTAAAAAACCGCCGCAACAGGTCGCCCGCGTGATTACAGGCTACTGA
- a CDS encoding NAD(P)-dependent alcohol dehydrogenase, translating to MIHAYAAKTAGGTLEPFEYDPGALKDQEVEINVEYCGICHSDLSMLKNEWGMSQYPAVAGHEVVGTIAAVGDQVTTLKIGQRVGLGWFSHSCLHCSSCMSGDQNLCATAEQTIVGRYGGFADKVRAFEEWVTPLPEGLDPAKAGPMFCGGITVFNPIVQFDVQPTDKVGVIGIGGLGHMALRFLKAWGCEATAFSTNPDKAAEAQKMGAAHFVNSRDPEALKALAESFDFILSTVNADLDWGAYINALRPKGRLHFVGVVPGAIQLGAFPLIAGQKSVSGSPLGSPATVAKMLEFAVRHEIEPVTETFAFDQINEALAHLETGKARYRIVLKR from the coding sequence ATGATTCACGCTTACGCAGCTAAAACAGCAGGCGGAACACTGGAACCCTTTGAATACGATCCAGGAGCGCTGAAAGATCAAGAAGTCGAAATCAATGTTGAATACTGCGGGATCTGCCACAGCGATTTGAGTATGCTCAAAAATGAATGGGGAATGAGTCAGTATCCGGCGGTTGCAGGGCATGAAGTGGTAGGAACGATCGCGGCAGTGGGCGATCAAGTAACAACACTCAAGATCGGTCAACGGGTGGGGCTGGGTTGGTTTTCACATTCATGTTTGCATTGCTCATCTTGCATGTCAGGTGATCAGAATTTGTGTGCGACCGCAGAACAAACGATCGTCGGTCGGTACGGCGGATTTGCGGACAAAGTGCGGGCGTTTGAAGAATGGGTGACTCCGCTACCCGAAGGACTCGATCCAGCCAAGGCAGGCCCGATGTTCTGTGGGGGAATTACGGTGTTTAATCCGATCGTGCAGTTTGATGTGCAGCCGACCGATAAGGTCGGGGTGATTGGTATTGGTGGGCTTGGACACATGGCGCTTCGATTTCTCAAAGCTTGGGGCTGTGAGGCGACGGCTTTCTCAACGAATCCTGATAAAGCGGCTGAAGCTCAAAAGATGGGTGCGGCTCATTTTGTGAACTCTCGCGATCCAGAAGCACTCAAAGCATTGGCGGAGTCGTTTGATTTTATTCTCTCAACTGTGAATGCAGATTTAGATTGGGGAGCTTATATCAATGCGCTGCGTCCCAAAGGGCGATTGCATTTTGTTGGAGTCGTTCCAGGTGCAATTCAGTTAGGCGCTTTTCCTTTGATTGCTGGACAGAAGTCTGTATCAGGGAGTCCGCTCGGTAGTCCAGCAACTGTAGCAAAGATGCTGGAGTTTGCGGTGCGGCATGAAATTGAACCTGTGACAGAAACCTTTGCCTTTGATCAAATCAATGAAGCATTAGCGCATTTAGAAACTGGAAAAGCGCGGTATCGCATTGTGCTGAAACGGTGA
- a CDS encoding M28 family peptidase, with protein MQETTARLRSHLEAVVRDRDPFFATQGHFYVQQYIREQFAQWGAVESHAFQVGKRTHYNWILNLPGRENTKPPILIGAHYDAVPNSPGADDNATGVAVLLEMAKAFYEQSARYPIRLVAFDLEEIFTQSDTFGNTQYAISLNGEPLRLMIALEMLGYCNHDRNSQRYPAGLERFYPDQGNFIALIGNIPTIPDLIRLSRGIRRSDVGCEWLPAGMRGKIVPDTRRGDHAAFWDRGYRALMVTDTANLRNPHYHKPSDRIETIDFDFLTRVCEGLIHAIRSL; from the coding sequence ATGCAAGAGACCACTGCAAGACTACGATCGCACCTCGAAGCGGTGGTGCGCGATCGCGATCCATTTTTTGCAACTCAGGGGCATTTCTATGTTCAGCAATACATCCGCGAACAGTTTGCACAATGGGGAGCGGTTGAATCTCATGCGTTTCAGGTTGGCAAGCGGACGCACTACAACTGGATTCTGAATCTACCAGGGCGTGAGAATACAAAGCCTCCAATTTTGATCGGCGCACATTATGATGCTGTACCAAATTCTCCAGGTGCAGATGATAACGCAACTGGGGTAGCTGTGCTGTTAGAGATGGCAAAGGCATTTTATGAACAATCAGCACGGTATCCGATTCGATTAGTTGCCTTTGATTTAGAAGAGATTTTTACACAGTCGGATACCTTCGGGAACACACAGTATGCGATTTCATTAAACGGTGAGCCGTTGCGATTGATGATTGCTTTAGAAATGTTGGGATACTGTAATCATGATCGCAATTCACAACGCTATCCCGCAGGATTAGAGCGATTTTATCCAGATCAGGGAAACTTTATCGCGTTGATTGGCAACATTCCAACAATTCCAGATTTGATTCGATTGAGTCGAGGAATTCGTCGATCGGACGTTGGTTGTGAATGGTTGCCTGCTGGAATGCGGGGAAAGATTGTTCCGGATACTCGTAGAGGCGATCATGCTGCGTTTTGGGATCGAGGCTATCGCGCATTAATGGTTACAGATACGGCAAACTTGAGAAATCCGCACTATCACAAACCGAGTGATCGCATTGAAACAATTGATTTCGACTTTCTTACACGAGTTTGCGAAGGATTGATTCATGCAATTCGATCATTGTAG